The Vitis riparia cultivar Riparia Gloire de Montpellier isolate 1030 chromosome 10, EGFV_Vit.rip_1.0, whole genome shotgun sequence genome includes a region encoding these proteins:
- the LOC117923668 gene encoding V-type proton ATPase subunit e1-like: MGFFVTTLIFIMVGIIASLMVRICCNRGPSANLLHLTLVITATACCWIMWAIVYLAQMNPLIVPILNEVE; this comes from the exons ATGGGGTTTTTTGTGACTACCCTAATTTTCATCATGGTGGGCATTATTGCATCTCTTATGGTTAGAATCTGCTGCAACAGAGGCCCTTCTGCAAATCT GTTACACTTAACATTGGTTATTACAGCAACAGCATGCTGTTGGATTAT GTGGGCAATTGTATATCTGGCACAGATGAACCCACTCATTGTCCCAATCCTCAATGAAGTGGAGTGA
- the LOC117923667 gene encoding uncharacterized protein LOC117923667 has protein sequence MAKMEKNKQLSTMAAVLMLLLVFWLMISPALSCPSDGSECKDCIVNQIRNGCPSCAPVLRCMARCLWGGTSKSKCVKRCDCYGGKPRLSDCKKCMSRCKCSCEA, from the coding sequence ATGGCAAAGATGGAGAAGAACAAGCAGCTCTCTACAATGGCTGCAGTGCTGATGTTGCTGCTGGTGTTTTGGCTGATGATCTCACCAGCACTGAGCTGCCCGTCAGATGGCAGCGAGTGTAAGGACTGCATCGTTAATCAGATAAGGAACGGTTGCCCATCATGCGCACCTGTTCTACGCTGCATGGCACGATGCTTGTGGGGTGGCACATCGAAATCTAAGTGTGTTAAGAGGTGTGATTGTTATGGGGGAAAGCCAAGGCTCTCGGATTGCAAGAAATGCATGTCAAGGTGCAAATGCAGCTGTGAGGCGTAG
- the LOC117923665 gene encoding mannan endo-1,4-beta-mannosidase 6-like has product MEGEWKQKRLYPLLGTLSILLFLYFNFSDHFNFPVLWLPAIGFVGTNSTKFVIVEPDGSHQSTLYINGWNSYWLMEESVWGPSRSRVSNMLRRGAEMGMSVCRTWAFNDGDGPNSLQISPGVFNERVFQGLDYVIVEARRHQVRLILSLVNNLNAYGGKAQYVRWAQEAGINVSSSTDSFFSHPTIKDYYKAYIKAVVTRKNSLSGVKYSEEPAIFAWELMNEPRCASSSSAPILQAWITEMAAFIKSLDQKHLVTVGLEGFYGLKTTERSGVNPGDWASKLGSDFIQNSAIDDIDFASVHAYPDSWLPDADLEEKANFLSHWVDSHISDGEYVLKKPVLFTEVGSIMHRKKQGLYDTDTFLKTVYDKIYESAKKRQAGAGALIWQLLVEGMEEYSDQFSIVAWDYPSTHELIIEQSCRLRSVFAEGQVERKLQHGDLCFGKVFNNSNE; this is encoded by the exons ATGGAGGGAGAATGGAAGCAGAAGAGGCTGTATCCTTTGCTCGGAACTCTCTCTATTCTCCTTTTTCTCTACTTCAACTTCTCCGATCACTTCAATTTTCCTGTGCTGTGGCTCCCTGCCATAGGCTTCGTGGGGACGAACTCCACCAAGTTCGTCATTGTCGAACCTGATGGCTCTCACCAGTCCACGCTCTACATCAACGGCTGGAACTCCTACTGGTTGATGGAGGAGAGCGTCTGGGGCCCTTCGAGATCTAGGGTTTCAAATATGCTCAGAAGAGGAGCTGAGATGGGTATGAGCGTTTGTCGAACTTGGGCTTTCAATGATGGAGATGGCCCCAATTCTCTTCAGATATCACCTGGAGTCTTCAATGAAAGAGTGTTTCAG GGCTTAGACTATGTGATAGTTGAAGCTAGGAGGCACCAAGTCAGATTGATCCTCAGTCTAGTCAATAATCTGAATGCCTACGGTGGTAAAGCACAGTATGTGAGGTGGGCACAAGAAGCTGGAATCAATGTCTCTTCCTCAACTGATTCGTTTTTTTCACACCCAACCATAAAAGATTACTACAAAGCTTACATCAAG GCTGTTGTGACAAGAAAGAATTCCTTGAGTGGAGTTAAATATTCTGAGGAACCAGCTATATTTGCATGGGAGCTCATGAATGAGCCTCGGTGTGCATCAAGTTCTTCTGCTCCTATTCTGCAG GCTTGGATCACAGAAATGGCTGCATTTATCAAGAGTTTGGACCAAAAGCACCTTGTCACTGTTGGGCTTGAGGGATTTTATGGTCTGAAAACGACTGAAAGATCTGGAGTGAATCCTGGGGATTGGGCATCTAAGCTTGGATCAGACTTTATACAAAACTCAGCAATTGATGATATTGATTTTGCTTCAGTTCATGCATATCCTGACAGCTG GCTCCCAGATGCTGATTTGGAAGAGAAAGcaaattttctttcacattGGGTGGATTCTCACATAAGTGATGGGGAATATGTCCTGAAGAAACCAGTTCTTTTCACAGAAGTTGGCTCCATTATGCATAGGAAGAAACAAGGATTATATGATACAGATACTTTCTTGAAGACAGTTTACGATAAAATTTATGAGTCTGCAAAGAAGAGGCAAGCAGGAGCAGGAGCCTTGATCTGGCAGTTACTAGTTGAAGGGATGGAGGAATATAGCGACCAATTTTCCATTGTTGCATGGGATTATCCCTCCACCCATGAACTGATAATAGAACAGTCATGTAGGCTTCGGAGCGTTTTTGCAGAAGGCCAAGTGGAAAGGAAACTTCAACATGGTGATCTCTGCTTTGGTAAAGTATTTAACAACAGCAATGAGTAA
- the LOC117923651 gene encoding BAG family molecular chaperone regulator 5, mitochondrial: MKPSRRFSFFSSSSSSSSSTTTTTVIYTFRDEQTTPHTQSNEIPIHSSPEPPIPITVHLPQPSESAAAVAIQSAYRAHLIRTLVRKISAVSSEADHLQRLLQRQETVDAIRSDDREKLKMNEALMALLLKLDSVPGLDPAVRDLRRSVSRRIVGLQEILDSVSDTRTDGWDGFLRNWDKAIDEMEEEVCKERGGDEMERFCAEHLGFRCLQRFLREA; this comes from the coding sequence ATGAAACCCTCTCGTAGATTCagcttcttctcctcctcctcctcttcctcttcctccacAACCACCACTACAGTGATATACACTTTCCGTGACGAGCAAACTACCCCTCATACCCAATCCAATGAAATTCCTATCCATTCCTCACCCGAACCCCCCATCCCCATCACCGTCCACCTCCCTCAACCGTCGGAATCCGCCGCCGCCGTAGCCATCCAATCCGCTTACCGCGCCCACCTGATCCGCACTCTTGTCCGGAAAATCTCCGCCGTGAGCTCCGAGGCCGACCACCTGCAGCGCCTACTCCAGCGGCAGGAAACCGTGGACGCCATCCGGAGCGACGATCGCGAGAAGCTGAAGATGAACGAGGCCTTGATGGCTCTGCTCCTGAAGCTCGACTCCGTGCCGGGGCTTGATCCGGCAGTGCGGGACCTCCGGAGGTCCGTGAGCCGTCGGATCGTTGGGCTGCAGGAGATTCTAGACTCGGTTTCCGACACCAGAACGGACGGATGGGATGGATTCTTGAGGAATTGGGACAAGGCCATAGATGAGATGGAAGAAGAAGTTTGTAAAGAGAGAGGCGGGGATGAAATGGAGAGGTTTTGTGCAGAGCATTTAGGGTTCCGGTGCCTCCAGAGGTTTCTCCGAGAGGCATAG
- the LOC117923649 gene encoding fumarylacetoacetase, giving the protein MALQSFVEVHPDSHFPIQNLPYGVFRPGPSAEARPGVAIGDYVLDLSVVQSAGLLDGPIVGKSDCFLQPNLNKFLGMGRAAWKEARSTLQKLLSSTEPTLRDNASLREKALVPMNKVEMCLPMVIGDYSDFFSSMHHARNCGSIFRGPEDPIGANWFHLPIAYHGRASSIVISGTDLIRPKGQGHPIGNSPYFGPSRKLDFELEMAAIVGPGNELGKPVDVNEAADHIFGLVIMNDWSARDIQAWEYVPLGPFLGKSFGTTLSPWIVTLDALEPFACDAPKQDPPPLPYLAEKISQNYDISLEVGIKPAGHKNSCIVTRSNLKHLYWTLTQQLAHHTINGCNLRPGDLLGTGTISGPEAESLGCLLELTWNGQKPVSLDGTTRGFLEDGDEVTITGYCKGNGYKVGFGTCSGKILPSSP; this is encoded by the exons ATGGCTCTCCAGTCTTTCGTCGAAGTTCACCCTGACTCTCACTTCCCCATCCAGAACCTTCCGTACGGTGTTTTCCGGCCTGGACCGTCTGCGGAGGCTCGGCCTGGCGTGGCGATCGGAGACTATGTGTTGGATCTCTCGGTGGTTCAGTCCGCCGGTCTGTTGGACGGTCCGATTGTCGGAAAATCCGATTGTTTCCTGCAG CCGAATCTCAACAAGTTCTTGGGAATGGGGCGGGCTGCATGGAAGGAAGCTCGATCGACACTTCAAAAGCTGCTGTCAT CTACAGAACCAACACTGCGTGACAATGCAAGCTTGAGGGAAAAAGCACTTGTACCAATG AACAAGGTAGAAATGTGTCTTCCTATGGTGATAGGGGACTATTCAGACTTCTTTTCGTCCATGCATCATGCAAGGAACTGTGGGAGCATATTTCGTGGACCAGAGGACCCGATTGGAGCAAACTG GTTCCACCTTCCTATTGCATATCATGGGCGGGCATCGTCTATTGTTATATCTGGAACTGATCTTATTCGGCCAAA AGGCCAAGGTCATCCAATTGGCAATTCACCATATTTTGGACCTTCAAGAAAGCTAGACTTTGAGCTAGAAATG GCTGCTATAGTTGGTCCTGGTAATGAATTAGGAAAGCCTGTGGATGTTAATGAGGCTGCAGATCATATCTTTGGACTTGTGATCATGAACGACTGGAGTG CAAGAGATATTCAGGCATGGGAATATGTGCCTCTTGGGCCTTTTCTTGGGAAGAGTTTTG GTACAACACTATCCCCTTGGATTGTGACCCTTGATGCTCTAGAGCCCTTTGCTTGTGATGCTCCAAAACAG GACCCTCCTCCCTTGCCGTATCTGGCTGAAAAAATATCCCAAAACTATGACATTTCCTTAGAG GTTGGGATTAAACCTGCTGGACATAAAAATTCGTGCATTGTCACAAGGAGTAACTTAAAGCACTT ATATTGGACACTGACTCAACAACTCGCACACCATACAATCAATGGTTGCAACTTAAGGCCAGGCGATCTCCTTGGAACTGGAACCATAAGTGGACCT GAAGCGGAATCTTTGGGATGCTTGCTAGAATTAACATGGAATGGACAAAAGCCAGTATCTTTGGATGGAACAACCCGTGGATTTCTTGAAGATGGAGATGAAGTCACTATCACTGGTTATTGCAAg GGCAATGGTTACAAAGTTGGGTTCGGAACATGCTCAGGCAAGATTCTTCCATCATCTCCTTGA
- the LOC117923780 gene encoding transcription initiation factor IIF subunit alpha, translated as MSFDLMLKPSCSGCGSTTDLYGSNCKHMTLCLSCGKTMAENHGKCYDCGTPVTRLIREYNVRTNSSGDKNYFIGRFVTGLPGFSKKKNADNKWSLHKEGLQGRQVSDALREKYKNKPWLLEDETGQYQYHGQLEGSQSATYYLLMMQGKEFVAIPAGSWYNFNKVAQYKQLTLEEAEEKMKNRRRTADGYQRWMMKAANNGPAAFGEVEKLDDKETGGAAGGGRGRKKQTGDEEEGNVSDKAEEDEEEEAERKNRLGLNKRSGDDDEEGPRGGDHDLDDDDIEKGDDWEHEEIFTDDDEAVGNDPEEREDLAPEVPAPPEIKQDEEDEDDSNEEEGGLSKSGKELKKLLGKAAGMNDSDAEDDDDDEEEDEIGLSPVLAPKQKDVPKEEPADNSPMKSAPASARSTPPTSKSSKGKRKSNGDDMKTTNGGPPKKVKTENESKSSAKDEGPSPSKVTATAKGTPSSSVKTGSTSSAGPVTEDEIRAVLLQKAPVTTQDLVAKFKARLKSQEDKKAFADILRRISKIQKTNGPNYVVLRDK; from the exons ATGTCGTTTGATCTGATGTTGAAGCCCTCATGCAGCGGCTGTGGATCCACCACGGATTTGTACGGAAGCAACTGCAAGCACATGACTCTCTGCTTGTCGTGTGGCAAAACCATGGCAGAGAACCACGGGAAATGCTACGACTGTGGCACCCCTGTCACTCGATTGATTAGG GAATACAATGTTCGGACGAATTCCAGCGGCGATAAGAATTACTTCATTGGTAGGTTTGTGACTGGTTTGCCGGGTttttcaaagaagaaaaatgctGATAATAAATGGTCTCTGCATAAAGAGGGGCTTCAAGGACGCCAAGTTTCTGATGCTTTGCGG GAGAAGTACAAGAATAAACCTTGGCTCTTGGAGGATGAAACAGGTCAATATCAGTATCATGGTCAGCTTGAGGGTTCACAATCAGCAACTTACTACCTACTAATGATGCAAGGAAAGGAATTTGTTGCTATTCCAGCTGGATCTTG GTACAACTTTAACAAAGTTGCTCAGTATAAGCAACTCACCTTGGAGGAAGCAGAAGAGAAGATGAAGAATAGGAGGAGGACTGCAGATGGATATCAAAGATGGATGATGAAGGCAGCAAATAATGGACCTGCTGCATTTGGTGAAGTGGAGAAGCTTGATGACAAGGAGACTGGTGGTGCAGCTGGTGGTGGGAGGGGACGTAAAAAACAAACTGGTGATGAAGAAGAAGGTAATGTCTCGGATAAGGCagaggaagatgaagaagaagaggcaGAAAGGAAGAACAGACTTGGACTTAACAAAAGAAGTGGTGATGACGATGAAGAAGGTCCAAGAGGTGGTGATCATGATttagatgatgatgatattgAGAAGG GTGATGATTGGGAGCATGAAGAAATTTTCACTGATGACGATGAAGCTGTTGGTAATGATCCTGAGGAACGGGAAGATTTGGCCCCCGAAGTTCCTGCACCTCCAGAAATAAAGCAG GATGAAGAGGATGAAGATGATTCTAATGAAGAGGAGGGAGGATTAAGCAAATCTGGAAAGGAGTTGAAAAAACTGCTTGGAAAAGCTGCTGGAATGAATGATTCAGATGCAGAGGATGACGATGACGATGAAGAA GAAGATGAGATTGGCCTTTCTCCTGTGCTGGCTCCAAAACAGAAGGATGTACCTAAAGAAGAGCCTGCTGATAACAGTCCTATGAAATCAGCTCCTGCTTCTGCTCGGTCAACACCACCTActtcaaaatcatcaaaaggGAAGAGAAAGTCAAATGGTGATGACATGAAAACAACTAATGGTGGACCTCCAAAGAAGGTGAAGACAGAAAAT GAATCAAAATCTTCTGCAAAAGATGAAGGCCCATCTCCTTCTAAAGTTACTGCAACTGCAAAGGGAACGCCATCATCATCTGTGAAAACTGGATCAACATCGTCAGCTGGACCAGTCACAGAAGATGAAATCAGGGCTGTTTTATTGCAGAAGGCACCTGTGACCACTCAGGATCTTGTCGCCAAATTTAAAGCCAGACTGAAATCCCAAGAG GATAAGAAGGCTTTTGCTGATATACTGAGGAGAATCTCTAAGATACAAAAGACTAATGGACCTAACTATGTTGTGTTGAGAGATAAATGA